The genomic DNA GCGTTTATGTATATCAGGCAGAAATAACAGCAGGTCTTACTTTGGATTGAGTTTTATCTGGGATATAATTAATTTGGGACTCCAGGGTACTGTTTTACAATATGATGTTTTAGAGCCATGTTTGAAAAAAAGCAGGGGAGGGGCTAGAGATAATAATTGAGAGCCTTTTACAAAGACCTGACGGTTGATTTTATTTCCACTGTCTTCTTCTTCTTACTGTCATTGCCTGGGGTTTACTCTGGCTCCCTTGGATAAAGAAGGTGTTTGCTCCATGGCCTTCAGGCTTGCAGATTTAACCTATTCCAAGCATCAAATGTGCAATGTCCAAGATATTTTCTCAATGCCAAATCATTTTACTTCACTTCACATCTTTAGTCCACAACATAAATTTCCTCTTTGATATTTGcttaattagaaacaaaattgaaatgTATTTAAGTATTCTGATTCTTTATATTTCTCCAGATGCATTTCTTGCAGTGCTCCCTGCTCCACACAACTACATCCTGAGTTCTGCCCATCTTGAACTGGGCTGagtcaaatatttcttttgctttttttaaatttgtattttatttcaggttccaggatacatgtgcagaacatgcaggtttgttacataggtaaatgtgtgccatggtggtttgctgcacctatcaacccatcacctaggttatTAAGCCTCACATGCATTAAGTATTAGTCCTGATGCTCTCTGTCCCCTCAACATCCTTAACAGGCCCCAGGGTGTATTGTCCCCCTacccctgtgtccatgtgttccaactgttcagctcccacctatgagtgtgaacacgcagtgttttgttttcagttaccattctataggttgcctgtttgctctgatgaattattcttagcaaactaaaacaccttcattcatgtccctgcaaaggacatgatctccttcctttttatggctgcatagttttccatgttgtatatgtgccacattttctttacaagatggtatctcattgtggttttgatgtgcatttctctaatgatcagtgatgctgagctttttttataGATATGTTGGGCACatatatgtcttttttgagaagtgtctgttcatgtcctttgcctcctttttgatggggttgtttttttcttataaatttgtttaagttccttgtaaattctggatattagacctttgtcatatgGGTAGAttccaaaatttttctcccattctataggttgcctctttgctctgatgatagtttattttgctgtgcagaagccctttagtttaattagactctatttttcagttttagcTCTTATTGCAATTGCGCAGGTGATtttatcataaaatctttgcccatgcctatttcctgaatcgtattgcctagattttctcctacggtttttatggtttggaattttacatttatgtctttagtccatcttgagctaatttttgcataaggtgtaagataaaggtccagtttcagttttctacgtatggctagccagttttcccagcaccatttactaaatagggaatcctttccccattgcttgtttttgtcaggtttgtcaaagatcagatggttgtagatgtaaggccttatttctgagatctctattctgttctgttggtctatgtgtctgttttggtaccagtaccatgttgtatttgttactgtagccttgtagtaaagtttgacgtcgggtagtgtgatgcctccagctttgttctttttgcttaggattgacttggctacATGGGCTTCTTTCTGGTTCCACaggaattttaaagtagttttttctaattctgtgaaaaatgtccatggtagtttgatgggaatagcattgaatggCATACATTGAGCAGTAtaaccattttcatgatattgattcttcccatccattagcatggaatatttttccacttgttagtgtcttctcttatttccttgagcagtggtttgcagttctccttgaaggggtccttcacatcccttgttagctgtattcctaggtattttattctctttgtggcaattgttACTGGAAGTTCATTCATGagttggctctctgcttgtctattgttggtgcataggaatgcttgtaatttttggacattgattttgtatactgagacattgttgaagttgcttatcagcttaaataacttttgggctgagacaatggggttttctaggcataggattatcatctgcaaacagagacaatttgacttcctctcttcctatttgaataccctttgtttctttctcttgcctgaatgcCCCGACCATAActcccaatactatgttgaataggagtggtgagagagggtatctacagaactctccagtacaaaataacataatatacatttttatcagTGCCACATAGCACCCACatagcacttactctaaaatagATTACATAATTGGTAATACAGCAttcctcaacaaatgcaaaagagctgaaatcataccaaacagtctctcagaccaaagcataatcaaattagaactcaagaccaagaaactcactcaaaaccacacaactacatagaaattgaacaacctgctcccaaATGACTCCTGGATAAAGAAttaaattaagacagaaatcaaggagttctttgaaaccaatgagaacaaagagacaatgtagcaaaatctctgggatgcagctaaagcagcattaagagggaaacttatagcactaaatgcccacatcagaaagtaagaaagatctcaaattgacaccctaacatcacaaccaaaagaactagggaagcatgagcaaacaaatccaaaggctagcagaagacaagaaataactaagatcagaatggaactgaaggagatagagaaacaaaaaaaaagccttgaaaaaaattaatgaatacaagagttgactttttgaaaaaaataataataaaatagactgctggctagactaataaagaagaaaagaaagaataatcagATAGgcccaataaaaaatgataaaggggatatcaccactgactccatagaaatacaaactaccatctgAGAATACTATTAACACTTCTacacaaaaaactagaaaatctagaaaaaatggataaattcatggacacatacaccctcctaagactaaattAGGAAGAAATCGAATCCTTGAATAGAtcagtaacaagttctgaaattgaggcagtactaaatggcctaccaaccaaaaaaagcccaggaccagatggattcacaacctaattctaccagaggtacaaagaggagctggtaccatttttcTGAAAGTACTCCAAAAGGTTGAACAAGGGGGacttcttcctaactcatttatgaggccagcatcatcctgataccaaaacttggcagagacacaacaaaaagagaacacttcaggccaatatccctggtgaataTCGAGgcaaaaattctcagtaaaaaactgaatccagcagcacatcaaaaatattatctaccacgatcaagtcgACTTCAtctctggttcaacatacactaaacaataaacataattcatcacataaacaaccAATGACGacaaccacatgattatctcaatagacacagaaaaggccttagataaaattcaacatccttcatgttaaaaactctcaatagccaggcacagtggctcatgcctgtaatcctagcactttgggaggctgaggtgggcagatcacctgaggtcaggagtttgagacgggcctgaccaacatggtgaaacctatctctactaaaatacaaaaattagccaggtgttgtggcgagcgcctgtaacctcagctacttgggaggctgaggtgagaaaattgcttgaaaccaggaggcagaggttgcattgagccaagatcgcaccatcgcactccagcctggcaacagagcaagactctgtctcaaaaaaaaaaaaaaaaaaaaaaaaaactctcaataaactaggtattgatggaagaTACATCAaattaataagagctatttatgacaaactcatagGCAATAtgatactgaatgagcaaaacctggaagcattccctctgaaaactggcacaagatgaGCCACATATTTCATACAGTTGAGCCTTTACTTGCTGTGGTAGAACATGCCCCGTAAGTCTCCAAAGTAGTACATTGCAGTGATGCTTTTAAAGACCACAGAAGGGTTTTCTTTTGTCCCTAGATGTTTATCTGATTTGATTTATAACACTTTAttgtaaaaagaagaaatcaattttttcaaaaatacaaaggTTTTTGAATGTGctcactacaaaaaaatgataaatgcctGAGGTGATGGTCATACTAAAtaacctgatttgatcattacacaaaatatatgttttgaaatgtcAAAATGTACCCCCATAGATATTTACAACTTTAATGTATCAAcccaataaaattgaaaatagaaacaaaacaagcaaataaacaaaaaaatgcagcTTCTTTTCCacacagaattgaaagaaaaaaaattattctcagaaGATAAGTGGACGATTTATTcttccttataaaaatattttaatgggtGTTTTGATTTAAGTAAGACAAGACTTCATGACTTGGTCTGAGatagaaaagttaaaacataGAGTACTATACCCTTCTCTGAATTAAAGTGTGCAGGTGTCCCCAAGGAGTAATGTCATTGATCTCATATAATCCTTCACTGGGCTGCAGGTAGGATGGTAGGGAAAAAAAACATGAGAACAGGAATTATGTTGTTAATGAGACTACTAACTGGAGAAATATTAGGACAGAAGGAGAAAAGATTCTGTAAGGAATTTTCTTTCATGAGGTATGATCCTAAAACTTAGCAATAGAGGCATATAATGATTTTTCTCCTAGGTTTTCTATTGACTGTACATGTGGGTAAGTTGGGAAGCCTTTATACACTTCAGCATTCTTGTCTGGAAAGTAAATGTCCAAATACTCCATGTATACTCTGTGAAAGTTGGATGAGGAAATAATTGCAAAAGCAGTGGACTAATCCACACAATTTACCATGACTAAAGGAAGGTAACTGAAGGTTGGTGAGAAGGCCTTATGCATGCATATAAACTGCCCAGTAGAGTATGTCACAGTATGTATTTGAAAACTGAATTGATAAATAAGCTTGTACCTTCTCTGGAATTCTCAGATAAGGCAAATTATCCAGGATGGTGTGGGAAAACCAGACCTTCAACTCCATCTTCATCCTGCTGGGAATCTTCAATCACAGCCCCACCCataccttccttttttctctggtCCTGGGCATCTTCTCATTGGCCTTCATGGAAAATATTGCCATGGTTCTCCTCGTCTACATAGACAAACAGCTCCACACCCCCATGTACTTCCTCCTCAGTCAACTGTCCCTCATGGACCTCATGCTCATCTGCACCACTCTACCCAAGATGGTCTTCAGCTACTTGTCTGGGAAGAAATCTATCTCTCTGGCAGGTTGTGGAACTCAGATATTCTTCTATGTGTCCCTGCTTGGAGCTGAATGTTTCTTGTTGGCTGTCATGGCTTATGACCGCTATGTGGCTATATGTCACCCTCTTCGGTACACCATCCTCATGAATCCAAAACTCTGTGTCTTCATGACTGTTGCTTCCTGGACCTTGGGGTCTCTTGATGGGATTATAGTGCTTGCAGCTGTCCTGTCATTTTCTTACTGTGGCTCTCTGGAAATTCATCACTTTTTCTGTGATGTTGCTGCCCTTTTACCTCTATCCTGCATAGAAACATCTGCATTTGAAAGACTACTTTTCATTTGTTGTGTGGTAATGCTAATCCTTCCAGTTTCAGTTATCATACTTTCCTATTCCCGTGTCCTTCGAACCGTCATCCACATGGGCTCTGGGGAAAGTCGCCGCAAGGCCTTCACTACCTGCTCCTCCCACCTGTCTGTGGTTGGACTCTACTACGGTGCTGCTATGTTCATGTACATGAGACCAGCTTCTAAACATACGCCAGACCAGGACAAGATGGTGTCGGCCTTCTACACTATTCTCACCCCTATGCTGAACCCTCTCATTTACAGCCTCCGCAACAAAGAAGTGTTCAGGGCACTACAGAAGGTactgaagaaaagaaagttaatatGACCTTATCAAAATCTTTCTGAGTGCCTACTGTGGTCAACACTCATTCAAAAAAACTGGAATCTcttaaattattcatttctggtaatttgtattaatattttccacttcttttcaaaattatctaTTTAGTATATTATTACGTATACATCATTTGTATACCAACCTAGATTTGGATGTTGGTATAAGTGGCTTAATCCCTGTGAATGACAATTATATTATTAGGTGTCACATATGGGTGGTACTTGATTTTAGGATGCTTACTTTTGAAGTCAGGTATAAGTCTGAAGTGTCTTAGCTGTATCAAAAAGCAAAGGTTGGAGTCGATCCTCTGTTTTTGGAGAGATGCTTCTTTGTTCACAAATTACTTACCTATTGGTACTTGTTTTTAGTTTTACCCATCCTCATACCCAAGAATGACTATTTTAATACTGATTCTTCTCTACTTGATTCCCAAGTATTTAAAAGTACGGAGTTAGTATCAACACTTTCTTCAATCAAGTTTTATGTCTGCATAAAATATTTCCTAGAaactcatatatacatacacacacttcagtatatatgtgtatgatcTTTATGCtaatagaattaaatattttaaggagtCCACATAAAATATCTATTTGGTTGGGCTGCACAGTCAACATCTGTATCATGTCTGCTTTTATTCCTTATAATCCTTATACTAATCATCAGAATCtgaaggcagagcaagatggtggaatagaaggctccactgatCATTCACATGCAAGGACAGCAATTTAACAATAATCTACACCCAAACAACACATTCATGAGtgccaaaaatcaggtgagccctcatagtacctgattttaactttatatcactGAAGAGGCAgtgaagaggtagaaaaaaacaaCTTGAACAGACAATGCCACCCCTCCCTCACCACTGACAGAAGCAACAGGTGCTAAGAGTGTCTCTGGGCTCTGGTGAGAaagaacacagcaattgtgaggcattgagctcagtgctgtcctgtaagagcagaaaggaaaaccagataaAATTCAGCTGATGCCTGGCCACAGAcagagcatttaaaccagcccttgTCAGAGGGGAATTACTGATCCCAATGGTCAAAACTTGTGTTCCAACAAACCTTGACACTGAGGGCTAAAATGCGCTGAAGCTCTAAGTAAACTTAAGGGGCAGTCTATACCATAAGTACTGCCACTCTTAagtgagtcctagtgctgaatTGGGCCCAGAGATAGTGGACTGTGCGGGGGGCACATGAAGTAcagagacaccagctggggcaactAAGGTTGTGCTGGCATCACCCTTGCGTAAcctcaggctgcacagctcatggctccaaaagagTTCTCCCActtgagaagaggagaagaaagagtggAGAGGACTTTGTCTCCCATCTTGGATACCAGTTTAGCCACAGCAAGAAAATGCACTCGTCAAAGTTGTGAGGCCCTTATTCTAGGACCTTCGTCCCAGACGACATTTCTATATACACCCTGGGCAAGAAGGGAACCCATTTCCTTGGAAGAAAGGAGCCAGTACTGCTAGCATTAATtgcctgctaactgaagagcccttgggccctgaatagcCAGCAGTGATATCCAGGTACTACAGCGAGGGCCTTGGAAAAGACTCTGCTGGCTTCAAGTGAGACTCAGCTCATTTCCAGCTATAGTGGCTACAGGGCAAAACTGTGCCTGcttgagaaaaacaaaggaaaaataaaaggggactttgtcttgtacTTTAGGTAACAGCTCAGCCACAGGGtgcggggtggggcggggggtaCAGGTAGTTCACCAGGTAGGCCCTTGAGGTTCCTGATTCCAGGGAATTACTCTTTGATTGCATTTCTGGAcccaccctgggccagaggggagcccgcCGCCCTGAAGGATTAGTCCCAGACAAAACAGCATTCACTGCAAGCTGACGGAAGTGCCCTTGGGCCCTAAGGGAATATCAGCAGTAACCTGGAAGTACCTCccatgggcctgtggtggtggcCATGAGATGAGGTTCCTCTGCAtatggaaaaggaaggagaaagtgggaaaaacTGCTTCTTGTGGTTTGAATGCCAACTTAGCTGCAGTACAGTAGaataccaggtagact from Nomascus leucogenys isolate Asia chromosome 5, Asia_NLE_v1, whole genome shotgun sequence includes the following:
- the LOC100602087 gene encoding olfactory receptor 2M4; the encoded protein is MVWENQTFNSIFILLGIFNHSPTHTFLFSLVLGIFSLAFMENIAMVLLVYIDKQLHTPMYFLLSQLSLMDLMLICTTLPKMVFSYLSGKKSISLAGCGTQIFFYVSLLGAECFLLAVMAYDRYVAICHPLRYTILMNPKLCVFMTVASWTLGSLDGIIVLAAVLSFSYCGSLEIHHFFCDVAALLPLSCIETSAFERLLFICCVVMLILPVSVIILSYSRVLRTVIHMGSGESRRKAFTTCSSHLSVVGLYYGAAMFMYMRPASKHTPDQDKMVSAFYTILTPMLNPLIYSLRNKEVFRALQKVLKKRKLI